Within the Ensifer canadensis genome, the region CCGATGTCGAACTCACCCATTTCGGCCTGATCCCGCAAGCGCAGGGAAGAAGGCTGGGGCCGTTTCTTCTCGATGGCTCACTGCGTGCCATCTGGGATCGGGCACCGGATCGCGTCTGGCTGCACACGGATACCTGGGATCACGCCAAGGCACAGGACACCTATCGCCGCGCCGGCTTCGGCATTTTCATGCAGAGGCTCGAAGAGTTCAGCGTCTAGCCAACCGATTGCCGCGCATTCACGAAGCCGTGAGTTTCTGCCCGTTCTCCGGCACAAAACATGCCCTCATCCATTTCCCCAATGAAAGGAAATGGTGAAGCCAATGAAAAAGCTGGCAATTGTTGCGCTTTCGCTGGCAACGGCCTTCTCCAGCGCAGCCCCGGTACAGGCATTCCCGTCGGTAACACCCATGAAGGCAGGCATCTCCGACGTCGAGACCGTGCAGTACTATCACCGCCGCTGGTATCGCGGATACGATGGCTACCGATGGCGGGGCGATCGGCGCTATTACCGTCACCGCCACTGGGATGACGACGACGACGATGACAATGTAGGCGCGATCATCGGCGGCCTTGCCGCCGGCGCCATCATCGGCGGGCTGATGGCCCAGCCGAGACGGTACTATGGCGGCAACGCCCATACGAGCTGGTGCTACAGTCGATACAGCTCCTACCGGGCATGGGACAATACCTTCCAGCCCTATTATGGCGCCCGCCGCGCCTGCTACTCGCCTTATCGGTAAACCTGCGATGAAGGCCCTGCCGCCCGTCTGGGCGGCGGGTGAAAGCATAACCTGATGTAAGGCAAGCACTTTCCTGAGCGCAGGACAGCCGATTTCGTCGTGTTCAAGCGTCGAGCAGCGCGCTCCGCTTGATCAATGCGTGCCCGCCCAAAGCGAAAAGTGCTCCCTCATCGATCCCTCCCCTGACTGATCAGCGTCGCCGGCCCCGCTGCCATGATGACCGTCGGTTTTGGCTGCGGCTTGACATTTCCGTAAGGCTGACCTTATCATTCCAATATAAAGTATCTTAGTACATAACTATGATATAACTATAAGAGAGGAACATAAGATGAAATCAGCAAGGATTGCACTGCTTCTGGGAACGGCACTCATCGCCTCCTCGTCCTTCGCCTTCGCGCAGGAAAAGGGCGGCGTCATCAACGTCGCCACGGTCGGCGAGCCGCCGACGCTCGACCCTATGGCTTCGACGGCCGACCTGGTCGGCATCGTCTCGCAGCATATGTTCGAGACGCTCTACACCTTCGACAAGGATTGGAAGCCGACGCCGCTTCTGGCTGTGGCCATGCCGGAAATCAGCGCCGACGGCAAAACCTACACGATCAAGCTGCGCTCCGGCGTCAAGTTCCATGACGGCACCGACATGGATACGACCGACGTCGTCGCCTCGCTCGAGCGCTGGACGAAGACCGCCTCGCGCGGCAAGCAGACGGCAACGACGATCGCCGGCATCGAGGCCGTCGACCCGACCACGGTCAAGATCTCGCTCAACACCCCCTATGCGCCGCTGGTCTCGCTGCTCGCCTTCAACAATTCCGCGGCAATCGTACTGCCTTCGGAAAAGCAGGCTGAGCCGATGGTCGATTTCGTCGGCACCGGCCCCTACAAGCTCAAGGAGCGCAAGGCCGACCAGTACATCCAGCTTGAGCGTTACGACGGCTATGTCTCGCCCGAGGGCGAAAGCAACGGTTATGGCGGCGCGCGTCACCAGTATGCCGACGAGATCCGCTTCGTGCCGGTTCCCGACCCGAACACCCGTGTCGAGGCCGCCGTCTCCGGTCAGTACGACTACGTCGATTCGCTGCCGGTCGAATCCTTCGAACGGGTGAAAGGCTCGAGCGCTTCCGAACCTGTGATGCTGCAGCCTTTCGGCTGGCCTGTCTTTGTCCTCAACTCAGGCAACGGCATGACCAAGAATCTGGAACTGCGCAAGGCGATCCGCGCCGCACTCAGCATGGAAGACATGATGGCGGCCGCCTTCGGCAGCACCGACTTCTACGCGCTCGATGCCGCCCTCTACCCGGCGCAGTATGTCTGGCGCACCGAAGCCGGCACGGAAGGCGGCTACAATGTCGCCGATCCGGAAAAGGCAGGCGAACTCTTGAAGGCTACCGGCTACAAGGGTGAGCCGCTGCGCATCCTGACCAGCCGCCAGTACGAGTTCCACTACAAAATGGCACAGGTCGCCGCCGAGTATCTGAAGCTCGCGGGCTTCACCGTCGATCTGCAGGTGGTCGACTGGGCAACGCTCACCCAGCGCCGCGCCGACCCGACACTCTGGGATATCTATATCACCCACAGCCCGTTCCTGCCGGAACCGGCGCTGATCGGCATGATGTCGACCAAGGCGCCCGGAAACTGGGATACGCCGGCCCGCGCCAAGGCCGTCGATGCCTTCAACGCCGAATCGGATGCTGGCAAGCGCGTCACACTCTGGGCCGACGTCCAGAAGGTGATCTACGAGGAAGTGCCGTTCATCAAGATCGGCGACTTCAACGCCCTGTCGGCAAAGACCAAGACGCTTGACGGCGTCTCCCCCGCGCCGTGGCCCTACTTCTGGAACGCTTCGATCAAGAAGTAAGCTTTCATCCACTTGAAGCCTTCGGCGGGCGGTCTTTCCCTTCACGGATTGCTGCCCGCCGGATAGCCCGGCGCTGCCTTGCCAGTGCCCGTGCGGAAGAAGTTCGAGGCACCCATGATACGCTATATTCTCCAGCGCCTGTTCGGCATGATCGTGGTCATGGCGCTCGTCGTCACCATTGTCTTCGTCATCGTCCGCGTGACACCCGGCGATCCCGCCGCCGTCATGCTCGGACCGGAAGCGACGCAGCAAGACATCGCCGAATTGCGCACCAAGCTTGGTCTCGACCAGTCGCTCGGCCTGCAATATGTCTACAATATCGGGCAGCTGCTGCAGGGCGATCTCGGCCAGTCGATCTTCCTCAACCAGCCGGTCACTTCGGCGCTTGCCGAGCGTGCCGAGCCGACCTTCTTCCTGACCCTGTTCTCGATTCTGATCGCCAGCGGCATTGCGCTGCCGATCGGCATCTACGCCGCCTACCGCCGCGGCTCCTTCGTCGACCAGGCGGCCACCACGCTGGCGATGCTTGCCGCCAGCATTCCGAGCTTCTGGCTCGGCCTGATCCTCATCCAGTTCCTCGCGGTCCGCCTCGGCTGGTTCCCGGTTTCGGGTTACGGCGGGCCGGGTTCATCCTTCGCAGAGCGCATGTACCATCTGACCTTGCCGGCCATTGCGCTCGGGGTCGTCTCCTCGGCGCTGATCCTGCGCTTTACCCGCGCCTCGATGCTCGATGTGCTCGGCGACGACTTCATCCGCACCGCCCGCGCCAAGGGTCTCGGCGAACGCAAGGTGGTAATGAAACACGCGCTGAAGAATGCCCTCATCCCGATCCTGACCATCATCGGTCTCACCGCCGCGGTTCTGATCTCCGGCGCCGTCGTCACAGAAACCGTCTTCGGCCTTCCGGGCGTCGGCAATCTCGTCGTCTCCGCCGTGCTCAGGCGCGACTACCCTGTGATCCAGGGCGCGCTGCTCGTCATCGCCGCTCTTTACGTGCTGATCAATTTCGCGATCGACATGCTCTATCTCCTCGTTGATCCAAGGGTTCGCTACTGATGACCGCCACCGTATCAACCCCTGTCGCAAGCGAGCGTGCCAAGTTCCTGCGCCGCCTGCTCAAGCGCAAGACCGTTGCCTTCGGTCTCTTCGTTCTCGTCGTCTTCGTGCTCCTGGCCGTCTTCGCGCCGCTGATCGCGCCCTATGCGCCCGGCAAGCTGTCGATCGTCAACCGCCTGTCGCCGCCGAGCCTGCAATGGTTCTTCGGCACTGACGAATTCGGGCGCGACGTGTTTTCGCGCACGCTCTATGCCGGCCGGCTTTCGCTGCTCGTCGGCGCCGCCGTCGTCACGCTCGCAACGATCGTCGGTGTCGTCATGGGCCTCGTCGCCGGCTTCTTTCCGAAGCTCGACGCGCCGATCGCCCGCCTGATCGACGCGATGATGGCCTTTCCCGATATCCTGCTGGCGATCGCGCTCGTCGCCGCCCTCGGCCCGTCGCTGACGACGGTGATCGTCGCGCTCAGCGTCGTCTACGCGCCGCGGCTGGCGCGGGTGGTGCGCGCCTCGACGCTGGTGATCCGCGAGCTGCCCTATGTCGAGGCGGCTCGCGCGCTCGGCATCTCGACGCCGCACATCATGACGCGGCATGTGCTGCGCAACCTGCTCTCGCCGATCCTGGTGCAGGGCACGTTCCTGTTTGCCCATGCCATGCTGGCCGAAGCCGGGCTTTCCTTCCTCGGCGTCGGCGTCAGTCCTGAGATCCCGACCTGGGGCACGATGATCGCCTCGGGCCGGCAATATATCGGACAGGCCGATTGGGTGACGCTGTTTCCCGGCATCGCCATCGTGCTTTCGGTTCTGTCCCTGCAGATGGTTGGCGATGGTTTGCGCGACATGCTCGACCCCCGCCTCAGAAAGGACCTGTGATCCATGCCCACCGCAACCCGTAGCACCAGCCCCGTGCTGATCAGCAACGTGAAGCCCGTCGCCTTCGGCATGGCGGCACCGAGCGAAACCGTCGACATCCTGATCGGTGGCGACGGCACCATTGCCCGCATCGGCAGCCAGTTGTCGGCGCCTGAAGGCACCCAGCGCATCGACGGCAAGGGTGCCTGGATTTCGCCCGGCTGGATCGATCTGCACGCCCATGTCTGGCATGGCGGCACCGACATTTCGGTCCGGCCGCAACTCTGCGGCATGGAGCGCGGCGTCACCACCATCGTCGACGCCGGTTCGGCCGGCGAAGCCAACTTCCATGGTTTTCGCGAATACATCATCGAGCCGGCGCGCGAGCGCATCAAGGCCTTCCTCAATCTCGGCTCGATCGGCCTCGTCGCCTGCAACCGCGTCAGCGAGCTCAGCGACATCCGCTCGATTGACATCGACCGCATCATCGCCTGCTACCAGGAAAACCGCGAGCATATCGTCGGCCTGAAAGTGCGCGCCAGCCACGTGATCACCGGCTCCTGGGGCGTAACCCCGGTCAAGCTCGGCAAGAAGATCGCCAAGATCCTCAAGATCCCGATGATGGTGCATGTTGGCGAACCGCCGGCGCTCTATGACGAAGTGCTTGAAATCCTCGGCCCCGGCGACATCGTCACCCATTGCTTCAACGGCAAGGCCGGCAGTAGCATCATCGAGGACGAAGACCTGTTCGAGCTTGCCGAGCGCTGCGCCGGCGAAGGCATCCGGCTCGACATCGGCCATGGCGGCGCGTCGTTTTCGTTCCGCGTCGCGGAAGTCGCCATCGCCCGCGGCCTGCTGCCCTTCTCGATCTCCACCGATGTGCACCTGCGCAGCATGAACCAGTCAGTCTGGGACCTCGGCACCACCATGTCGAAGCTCTTGAGCGTCGGCATGCAGTTCGAAAAGGTCGTCGAGGCCGTGACGCAGGCTCCGGCCTCGGTCATTCGCCTGCCGATGGACGGGCTTCTGACCGTCGGCGCGCGCGCCGAGTTCACCCTCTTCGATCTCGTCGATTCCGAACTGCGCGTCTTCGATTCACTTGGAGCCGAAGCGCATCTCAACCGCCTCTTCGAGCCGCGATATGCGCTCATGGGCACGGACGTCGTGGCGGCAAACAGATACCAGCCGCAGCATGTCGAATGCCCCGACCACAGCCACGGCTTCAGCTACCGTTGAACCATCACAGAACACAGAAACTGGCAGGATATCGCGTGAACAGTTTGGACCATAAGACCAAGGGCCGTGTGCCGGCTTCGCCCTACCAGAGGCTTGCAGCCCTCGGCATCGACCTGCCCCCGGCACCGCCGCCGATCGCCAACTTCGTCACCCATGTTCAGGAGGGCAACATTCTCTACCTCTCCGGACAGGGCCCGCGCGAGGTCGACGGCCACCTGCATGCCGGCAAGGTCGGCGCCGACGTCGACGTTGAAAGCGCCTATGAGCACGCGCGGCTGACGGGCATCAATCTGCTGGCGGTGATGCATGATGCGCTCGGCGATCTCGGCCGCGTCAAGCGCATCGTCAAGCTCCTCGGCATGGTCAACGCCGTACCGGACTTCGCCGATCATCCGCAGGTGATCAATGGTTGCTCCGACCTGCTGATCGACGTCTTCGGCGAAGCGGGGCAGCATGCCCGCTCGGCCGTCGGTTTCGGATCGCTTCCCGGCAACATCACCGTCGAGATCGAAGCGATCGTCTCGCTTCACGAGTGACGGTTTAAGGGAGGTCGGATCAATGGCTGCGCCAGCCCATCATCTTCTCGATCCGCTCGGCGGAAACCCTGACGTGATCGGCGTAGAAGTTGCGATCGTCGACGATCTTCTGTTCGGGCAGAACGATGGAGATGGTCGCGACGCAACTGCCCTTGTCGTCGAGGATCGGGGCGGCGACGCAGGCGACCGCATAGTCGGATTCACCGGCCTGGATCGAAAGCTTGGCGGCAAGCGCCGTCTCGGCCTGGCTCGACAGTGCGGCCGGATCTACATCGGCCCGGCCCGTCGGCGATGTGCGGGCGCAACGGCGGAACAGCTCCAACCTCTCGTCGGAGGGCAGATGGCCGACCAGCAATCGTCCGGAGGCCGTCCAGTTAAGCGGCACCCGGGTGCCGACCCTGGATGTCACCTGGAAATGGCCGGGGCCGTCCGCCATGGCGAGCACCTGCATGTAGTCGCCGTCGCGACCGCAGAGCTGGATGGTTTCGGCAACCTCGCGACCGAGATCATGCATCTCCCGCGTCGCCACGCCGAGGAAATCGAGCGAGCGCGCATAGGCGAGACCGTAATGGTAGAGCCTGTCACCGAGCCAGACCTGGCCGTCGGCATCGCGGCTGAGCAGGTTCTTTTCCACCATGTCGTCGACGATGACATAGGCCGTCGACAGCGGCGCGCCGACCGCTTTGGCAATCGCGTAGACGCCGCTCGGAGAACCGGTCTCGTAGAGGAAGTCGAGCACCTGCAATGCCCGATCCATGCCGCTTACGCGCGAACGGCGGGTCTTGCCGGTCGG harbors:
- a CDS encoding BA14K family protein → MKKLAIVALSLATAFSSAAPVQAFPSVTPMKAGISDVETVQYYHRRWYRGYDGYRWRGDRRYYRHRHWDDDDDDDNVGAIIGGLAAGAIIGGLMAQPRRYYGGNAHTSWCYSRYSSYRAWDNTFQPYYGARRACYSPYR
- a CDS encoding ABC transporter substrate-binding protein; this encodes MKSARIALLLGTALIASSSFAFAQEKGGVINVATVGEPPTLDPMASTADLVGIVSQHMFETLYTFDKDWKPTPLLAVAMPEISADGKTYTIKLRSGVKFHDGTDMDTTDVVASLERWTKTASRGKQTATTIAGIEAVDPTTVKISLNTPYAPLVSLLAFNNSAAIVLPSEKQAEPMVDFVGTGPYKLKERKADQYIQLERYDGYVSPEGESNGYGGARHQYADEIRFVPVPDPNTRVEAAVSGQYDYVDSLPVESFERVKGSSASEPVMLQPFGWPVFVLNSGNGMTKNLELRKAIRAALSMEDMMAAAFGSTDFYALDAALYPAQYVWRTEAGTEGGYNVADPEKAGELLKATGYKGEPLRILTSRQYEFHYKMAQVAAEYLKLAGFTVDLQVVDWATLTQRRADPTLWDIYITHSPFLPEPALIGMMSTKAPGNWDTPARAKAVDAFNAESDAGKRVTLWADVQKVIYEEVPFIKIGDFNALSAKTKTLDGVSPAPWPYFWNASIKK
- a CDS encoding ABC transporter permease, with product MIRYILQRLFGMIVVMALVVTIVFVIVRVTPGDPAAVMLGPEATQQDIAELRTKLGLDQSLGLQYVYNIGQLLQGDLGQSIFLNQPVTSALAERAEPTFFLTLFSILIASGIALPIGIYAAYRRGSFVDQAATTLAMLAASIPSFWLGLILIQFLAVRLGWFPVSGYGGPGSSFAERMYHLTLPAIALGVVSSALILRFTRASMLDVLGDDFIRTARAKGLGERKVVMKHALKNALIPILTIIGLTAAVLISGAVVTETVFGLPGVGNLVVSAVLRRDYPVIQGALLVIAALYVLINFAIDMLYLLVDPRVRY
- a CDS encoding ABC transporter permease, whose product is MTATVSTPVASERAKFLRRLLKRKTVAFGLFVLVVFVLLAVFAPLIAPYAPGKLSIVNRLSPPSLQWFFGTDEFGRDVFSRTLYAGRLSLLVGAAVVTLATIVGVVMGLVAGFFPKLDAPIARLIDAMMAFPDILLAIALVAALGPSLTTVIVALSVVYAPRLARVVRASTLVIRELPYVEAARALGISTPHIMTRHVLRNLLSPILVQGTFLFAHAMLAEAGLSFLGVGVSPEIPTWGTMIASGRQYIGQADWVTLFPGIAIVLSVLSLQMVGDGLRDMLDPRLRKDL
- a CDS encoding amidohydrolase/deacetylase family metallohydrolase, yielding MPTATRSTSPVLISNVKPVAFGMAAPSETVDILIGGDGTIARIGSQLSAPEGTQRIDGKGAWISPGWIDLHAHVWHGGTDISVRPQLCGMERGVTTIVDAGSAGEANFHGFREYIIEPARERIKAFLNLGSIGLVACNRVSELSDIRSIDIDRIIACYQENREHIVGLKVRASHVITGSWGVTPVKLGKKIAKILKIPMMVHVGEPPALYDEVLEILGPGDIVTHCFNGKAGSSIIEDEDLFELAERCAGEGIRLDIGHGGASFSFRVAEVAIARGLLPFSISTDVHLRSMNQSVWDLGTTMSKLLSVGMQFEKVVEAVTQAPASVIRLPMDGLLTVGARAEFTLFDLVDSELRVFDSLGAEAHLNRLFEPRYALMGTDVVAANRYQPQHVECPDHSHGFSYR
- a CDS encoding RidA family protein encodes the protein MDHKTKGRVPASPYQRLAALGIDLPPAPPPIANFVTHVQEGNILYLSGQGPREVDGHLHAGKVGADVDVESAYEHARLTGINLLAVMHDALGDLGRVKRIVKLLGMVNAVPDFADHPQVINGCSDLLIDVFGEAGQHARSAVGFGSLPGNITVEIEAIVSLHE
- a CDS encoding IclR family transcriptional regulator, coding for MEPTGKTRRSRVSGMDRALQVLDFLYETGSPSGVYAIAKAVGAPLSTAYVIVDDMVEKNLLSRDADGQVWLGDRLYHYGLAYARSLDFLGVATREMHDLGREVAETIQLCGRDGDYMQVLAMADGPGHFQVTSRVGTRVPLNWTASGRLLVGHLPSDERLELFRRCARTSPTGRADVDPAALSSQAETALAAKLSIQAGESDYAVACVAAPILDDKGSCVATISIVLPEQKIVDDRNFYADHVRVSAERIEKMMGWRSH